A genomic segment from Defluviitalea raffinosedens encodes:
- the glgA gene encoding glycogen synthase GlgA produces MQNSSLKILFVVSEMAPFAKTGGVGEFAGTLPFEIASQGWDVRIVLPKYKQISGDYTQCMEYICDYPVNLDWRKQTAIIRKVDFDNGTGNIPCYFIDNAYYFDRQQMYSNPDDAERFAFFCKAVLEMLPKINFVPDIIHCNDWETGPVCVLLRQQYKYIDFYKQIKTVFTIHNLQCQGNFPKDTLSLLNLGEEFYHPDSLEFYGNVNYMKAGIIYSDLITTVSPTYAKEIQTPEYGNGLDGIIRKRQADLFGIINGINYNVYNPQTDPYIYEKYDSNSLEKKYVNKIKFQQELGLEQNPEIPLIAMISYLTDEKGFDLIEESIEEIMQMNIQFVILGTGDPVYEDLICSIQQKYPSKMRAIIAYNMELAQKIFAASDIYLMPSKFEACGLNQMIALRYGSVPVVRATGGLADTVIPFDIQNCDGNGFIFKEHCRQSMLFTLKTAVELYKTYPAAWKQMVSKGMQLDFSWNASALQYIKLYYKLTEK; encoded by the coding sequence GGTGAATTTGCAGGCACTTTGCCTTTTGAAATCGCTTCGCAGGGATGGGACGTACGCATTGTTCTGCCAAAATATAAGCAAATCAGTGGTGACTATACTCAATGTATGGAGTATATATGTGATTATCCGGTAAATTTAGATTGGCGAAAACAGACAGCTATTATTAGAAAAGTTGATTTTGACAATGGAACAGGAAACATTCCCTGCTATTTCATAGATAATGCTTACTATTTTGACAGACAACAGATGTATAGTAATCCGGACGATGCAGAAAGATTTGCCTTTTTTTGTAAGGCAGTATTAGAAATGCTTCCTAAAATTAATTTTGTGCCTGATATTATTCATTGCAATGATTGGGAAACAGGACCTGTATGTGTTTTATTGCGTCAACAGTACAAATACATAGATTTTTACAAGCAGATAAAGACAGTATTTACGATCCACAATCTTCAATGTCAAGGCAATTTTCCTAAAGATACTTTAAGTTTATTAAATTTAGGAGAGGAATTTTATCATCCTGATAGCCTAGAATTTTATGGAAATGTCAATTATATGAAAGCAGGCATTATTTATAGTGATTTGATTACAACAGTGAGTCCGACCTATGCAAAAGAAATCCAGACGCCTGAATATGGAAATGGACTAGATGGAATTATTCGAAAAAGGCAAGCTGATTTATTTGGTATCATTAATGGAATTAATTATAATGTTTATAATCCCCAAACTGATCCTTATATATATGAAAAATATGACAGTAATTCTTTGGAAAAGAAATATGTAAATAAAATAAAATTTCAACAAGAGCTTGGACTGGAGCAAAACCCAGAAATACCTTTGATTGCCATGATTTCTTATTTAACGGATGAGAAGGGTTTCGACTTAATTGAGGAAAGCATAGAAGAGATCATGCAAATGAATATTCAATTTGTGATCTTAGGCACAGGAGATCCTGTTTATGAAGATTTAATTTGCTCCATACAGCAAAAGTATCCCAGTAAAATGAGAGCGATCATTGCCTATAATATGGAACTGGCTCAAAAAATTTTTGCAGCATCAGATATTTATCTTATGCCTTCAAAATTTGAAGCCTGCGGCTTAAATCAGATGATTGCGCTTAGATACGGCTCAGTACCTGTTGTTCGGGCAACAGGTGGATTAGCAGATACGGTTATTCCTTTTGATATTCAAAATTGTGACGGTAATGGATTTATATTTAAAGAGCATTGCAGGCAATCCATGCTTTTTACTCTCAAAACTGCTGTAGAATTATATAAAACATATCCCGCTGCTTGGAAGCAAATGGTTTCAAAAGGAATGCAATTAGATTTTTCTTGGAATGCATCAGCGCTCCAATATATAAAATTATATTATAAGTTGACAGAAAAATAA